From Candidatus Methylomirabilota bacterium, one genomic window encodes:
- a CDS encoding cupin domain-containing protein — translation MDDEVAVAATTGVAQVFDLHALKAFAPDRRVRKMLFKTDQLWSEIACYEPGQSTVMHSHPKEEEAIFVLEGTANMSIDGREVVVPAGSIVKFPKNVPHDVRNLGDTRCVIMFVKVNPRGLRGPADG, via the coding sequence ATGGACGACGAGGTCGCGGTGGCCGCGACGACGGGAGTCGCGCAGGTGTTCGATCTCCACGCGCTCAAGGCCTTCGCGCCCGACAGGCGCGTGCGCAAGATGCTCTTCAAGACGGACCAGCTCTGGTCCGAGATCGCGTGCTACGAGCCCGGACAGTCCACGGTCATGCACTCGCATCCCAAGGAGGAGGAGGCGATCTTCGTCCTCGAGGGCACGGCGAACATGAGCATCGACGGGCGGGAGGTCGTCGTCCCCGCGGGCTCCATCGTGAAGTTCCCGAAGAACGTCCCGCACGACGTCCGGAACCTCGGGGACACGCGCTGCGTGATCATGTTCGTCAAGGTGAACCCGCGGGGGCTCAGGGGGCCGGCGGATGGGTAA